One region of Cydia fagiglandana chromosome 17, ilCydFagi1.1, whole genome shotgun sequence genomic DNA includes:
- the LOC134672746 gene encoding large ribosomal subunit protein eL34-like has translation MVQRLTFRRRLSYNTKSNQRRIVRTPGGRLVYQYVKKPKKIPRCGNCKSKLRGIQPARPAERSRLCYRKKTVKRAYGGVLCHKCVKQRIVRAFLIEEQKLVKVYKAQQANPRISKKAAK, from the exons ATGGTGCAGCGGCTAACGTTCAGACGACGTCTGTCGTACAATACCAAATCAAACCAGAGAAGGAT AGTGCGCACCCCTGGCGGCCGCCTAGTCTACCAGTACGTCAAGAAGCCCAAGAAGATCCCGAGATGCGGTAACTGCAAGAGCAAGCTCCGCGGCAtccagccggcgcgccccgctgaGCGCTCCCGCCTCTGCTACCGCAAGAAGACTGTCAAGCGCGCGTACGGCGGTGTCCTCTGCCACAAGTGCGTCAAGCAGCGCATCGTCCGCGCCTTCCTCATCGAGGAGCAGAAGCTGGTGAAGGTGTACAAAGCGCAACAGGCCAACCCCAGGATCAGCAAGAAGGCCGCGAAATGA
- the LOC134672782 gene encoding serine/threonine-protein kinase RIO3 translates to MSNPWKKVTAPVAAENLSDIMSEQYAKGLQVQEEIKFAELISDQQVCPSSSDAIPPEILQQLQDANLTEYCDSDAIIAKVLQCQFDKEYDDEIKRVEKKRNGDAKVSVSYDNYRNVPENLVYDTDSEDEDVEVAAKKDWDRFETNEKEYASLPKRGYIIKDGEMVTKHDSVINGRRNACRIMAFPPEVCTGDGAGFDMKLPNSVFNHLKEQTRHHQSRRHKMLDRKESQATAEMGLDEATRLILFKLINNGMLEDINGIISTGKESIVLHANSDPSFPDMILPKECAIKVFKTTLNEFKTRDKYIKADYRFKDRFSKQNPRKIVHMWAEKEMHNMMRMQKIGLNCPDMICLKKHILVMSFIGRDNKPAPKLRDAILSPEKWESVYKEVVDGVHKLYKEGHMIHADLSEYNILWWENKCWFIDVSQSVQPDHPNGLEFLLRDCRNISNFFEKKGVPEVKTAEELFKSITGFEEVDLNMLEGVHTTYNSLSSRFEIAPDDNRNVSYPFEYCWSKSSESKQKSDSDIDSDDDEFEEMWTQSQKAKAVDTASNFGNEVNISEPSTSIVDKETNFGNIIDVSSVGDIGSTEKEKKS, encoded by the exons ATGTCGAATCCCTGGAAAAAAGTTACAGCGCCCGTGGCAGCAGAAAACTTATCGGACATAATGTCTGAACAGTATGCGAAAGGACTGCAGGTCCAAGAAGAAATAAAGTTCGCGGAACTGATATCTGATCAGCAAGTGTGTCCATCGTCATCCGATGCCATTCCTCCAGAGATCCTGCAGCAGTTACAGGATGCAAACTTGACAGAATACTGCGATTCAGATGCTATTATTGCAAAAGTGTTGCAATGTCAGTTCGACAAAGAATACGATGACGAAATCAAGAGAGTCGAGAAGAAGCGCAACGGAGATGCCAAAGTTTCCGTGTCATATGATAACTATCGCAATGTGCCCGAAAATCTCGTGTACGACACAGATTCGGAAGATGAGGATGTCGAAGTCGCAGCTAAGAAAGACTGGGATCGGTTTGAGACGAACGAGAAGGAATACGCGAGTCTGCCGAAACGGGGGTACATAATCAAGGATGGAGAGATGGTCACCAAGCACGACAGCGTGATCAACGGCCGTCGGAACGCGTGCCGCATCATGGCGTTCCCGCCCGAGGTGTGTACGGGCGACGGCGCTGGATTCGACATGAAACTGCCAAATTCTGTGTTCAACCATTTGAAGGAACAAACTAGACACCACCAGTCGCGTAGACATAAGATGTTGGACAGAAAAGAAAGCCAAGCTACTGCTGAAATGGGTCTTGATGAAGCTACTCGCCTGATTCTCTTCAAGCTCATTAACAATGGAATGTTGGAGGATATTAATGGTATAATCTCAACTGGGAAGGAATCAATCGTACTCCACGCTAACAGCGACCCCTCATTCCCAGACATGATTCTGCCTAAAGAATGCGCCATCAAAGTGTTCAAAACTACTTTGAATGAGTTCAAAACTCGCGATAAGTATATCAAAGCTGATTATCGCTTCAAAGACCGCTTTTCTAAGCAAAACCCAAGGAAAATCGTTCATATGTGGGCCGAGAAAGAGATGCATAACATGATGAGGATGCAGAAGATCGGATTGAACTGCCCTGACATGATTTGCCTGAAAAAACATATCCTTGTAATGTCCTTCATTGGGAGGGACAATAAACCTGCACCGAAGCTGCGAGATGCAATCCTAAGCCCCGAGAAATGGGAGAGTGTGTACAAGGAGGTTGTGGACGGTGTTCACAAGCTGTACAAGGAGGGGCACATGATCCACGCCGACCTGTCGGAGTACAACATCCTGTGGTGGGAGAACAAGTGCTGGTTCATTGATGTGTCACAGTCTGTGCAGCCGGACCATCCTAATGGATTAGAGTTCCTGCTCAGGGATTGCCGTAATATCAGCaat TTCTTTGAGAAAAAGGGGGTGCCAGAAGTAAAGACAGCTGAAGAACTCTTCAAGTCCATCACAGGTTTTGAAGAAGTGGATCTCAACATGCTGGAAGGAGTCCACACTACATACAACTCACTCTCCTCCCGTTTCGAAATAGCTCCAGACGACAACAGGAATGTCAGCTATCCGTTTGAATACTGCTGGAGTAAGAGCAGTGAATCAAAGCAAAAGAGTGACTCTGACATTGAttctgatgatgatgagtttGAGGAAATGTGGACACAGTCGCAAAAGGCTAAGGCTGTTGATACCGCTTCAAACTTTGGTAACGAGGTTAATATTTCTGAACCAAGTACATCTATTGTCGATAAAGAAACCAACTTTGGTAATATCATTGATGTGTCATCGGTCGGGGATATAGGTAGTACTGAGAAGGAGAAAAAATCTTAA
- the LOC134672858 gene encoding large ribosomal subunit protein uL2-like, with the protein PLVIKDIIHDPGRGAPLAVVHFRDPYKLKTRKELLIAPEGLYTGQFVFCGMKATLQVGNVMPIGAMPAGTVVCNLEDPVGDRGRLVRGSGNFATVIAHNSDTMRTRVKLPSGAKKVLPSNNRGMVGIVAGGGRIKKPLIKAGRAYNKYKVKRNCWPHVRGVAMNPVEHPHGGGNHQHIGKASTVNRGACAGRKVGLIAARRTGRIRGGKTNATKSG; encoded by the exons ccactggtcaTAAAGGACATAATACACGATCCTGGCCGCGGGGCACCACTAGCTGTGGTACACTTCCGAGATCCTTACAAGTTGAAGACTCGTAAGGAATTACTAATCGCCCCTGAAGGGTTGTATACTGGACAGTTTGTTTTCTGCGGGATGAAAGCTACGCTTCAAGTTGGGAATGTGATGCCAATCGGAGCGATGCCTGCAGGCACAGTTGTCTGCAACTTGGAagaccca GTCGGTGACAGAGGTAGGCTTGTTCGTGGTTCTGGCAATTTCGCTACAGTTATTGCTCATAATTCTGACACAATGAGAACCAGAGTGAAATTGCCATCTGGTGCTAAAAAAGTTTTGCCGTCTAACAACAGAGGAATGGTTGGAATCGTTGCTGGTGGTGGACGTATCAAAAAGCCTTTAATCAAAGCTGGTCGGGCGTATAACAAGTATAAAGTGAAGCGTAACTGCTGGCCGCACGTCCGCGGTGTTGCTATGAATCCTGTGGAGCATCCCCATGGTGGTGGTAATCATCAGCATATTGGCAAGGCTTCGACGGTCAATAGAGGAGCATGTGCTGGTCGCAAGGTCGGCCTCATTGCCGCCCGAAGGACTGGTAGGATTCGTGGTGGGAAAACAAATGCAACGAAATCGGGATAA